Genomic segment of Nocardiopsis mwathae:
TTCGCGAAGCCGCCGCAGATCGTGAGGCGGTCGACCGGGTGGCGGCGGACGTACTTCAGCACCGCGCCGGCGAAGTCGCCCATGTCGAGCAGCGCGTCCTCCGGCAGCCCGTACTCGGCGGTGACGGTCTTCTCCGAGGTCGATCCGGTGCAGCCGGCCACGTGGGCGCGTCCAGCGGCCCGTGCTACATCGACTCCGCGCCGAATGGAGTCGATCCACGCCGAGCACGAGTACGGCACCACGACCCCGGTCGTCCCGAGGATGGACAGCCCGCCGAGGATGCCCAGCCGTGGGTTCCACGTGGAGCGGGCGATCTCCTCCCCGTAATCGACGGAGACGGTGACCTCCACGTCGCCGCCGTCCCGGTACCGTTCGGCGACGCGGGCGATGTGCTCGCGGATCATCTGCCGGGGCATGGGGTTGATCGCCGGTTCGCCCACGGGGAGCGGAAGCCCGGGGCGGGTGACGGTGCCGACGCCCGGACCCGCCCGGAACGTGACACCGGAGCCGGCGGGCAGCCGCCGCACGGTGGCCCGGACCAGCGCGCCGTGTGTGACGTCCGGGTCGTCGCCGGCGTCCTTCACGATGCCCGCCATCGCGTACCCGTCGGCCAGCTCCTCGGCCGCGAGCGCGAAGGCGGGTGTGTGCCCCTTGGGCAGGGCGATCGGCACCGGGTCCGGGAACTCGCCGGTGAGCAGGGCGGTGTAGGCGGCGGTGGCCGCGCCGGTCGCGCAGGCGCCGGTGGTCCAGCCCGCGCGCAGGCCGGTGTGCTTGAGTTGGGCTCCGCGACCGCCCTCGGGATGGCCGCTCATGTCCTGACCCTCATGTCCTGCCGCCGGTACTCCGCTGTTCGAGAGAAGGGGGTCGAACCCTCGTGCACGTACTGATCCTGGGCGGCACCACCGAGGCCCGCCGCCTGGCCGAGGCCTTGGCGGCCCGAGCGCCGGGCCTGCGGGTGACGACCTCGCTGGCCGGGCGGGTGGCCGCACCCCGACGGCCACCCGGTGAGGTGCGCGTCGGCGGGTTCGGCGGAGCCGAGGGGCTCGCCGGGTGGATGCTCGCACAAGGGGTGGACGCACTCATCGACGCCACCCACCCCTTCGCTCGGACGATCAGCCTGAATGCGGCCCGGGCCGCCCGCATTACCCATGTTCCCCTGCTGGCGGTGCGGCGCCCGGGGTGGGTCCCCGGCCCCGGGGACACCTGGCATGAGGCCGACTCGCTTGAGGCCGCGGCCCGGCTGCTCCCCGGGCTCGGCCGCCGCGTGTTCCTCACCACCGGCCGCACCGGCCTGGCCGCCTTCGCCGCGCTGGACGACCTGTGGTTCCTGGCGCGCTCCGTGGAGGCGCCCGCGGCGCCGTGCCCCCGGCACATGCGGGTGGTGCTCGACCGCGGCCCCTTCACCCTGGACGCGGAGCGGGAGCTGCTGCGCGCGCACCGGATCGACGTTCTGGTCACCAAGGACAGCGGCGGCGCCGCCACGGCACCCAAGCTCGCGGCGGCGCGCGAGGCGGGGGTGCCGGTCGTCATCGTACGCCGTCCGCCCGCCCCGGAGGGTGTCCCGGTGGTGCAGGGCCCTGACCAGGCCGCCCGGTGGATCACCGAGTCGGCGCTCGGATGAGCCGTGCGCGGGCGCTCGGCCGAGCGGTGCGCCCTTCCTCACCGCCCCCGCGCCGTCACACCCCGGGGTACCGCCGCGGGGTCCAGACGGCCTGCTCGCCGTCGCCGCGCCGTGCCGTCCGTGTCTGCGACGAGCCGACCAGCAGGATCGTGCGCATGTCGACCTCGGCCGGGTCCAGATCGGCCAGGCGCACGGTCCGCACCCGCTCCTCCGCGCCGCCCACGTCCCGGGCGACCACGACCGGGGTGTCCGGCGCGCGGTGCTCCAGCAGCAGTTCGCGGGCCTTGCCCACCTGCCAGGTGCGGCTGCGCGAGCCGGGGTTGTAGAGGGCGAGGGCCAGGTCGGCCGATGCCGCGGCGCGCAGCCGCTCGGCGATGACCTCCCACGGTTTGAGTCGGTCGGACAGCGATATCGCCGCGTAGTCGTGGCCGAGGGGGGCGCCCGCCCGCGCCGCGGCGGCGTTGGCGGCGGTCACACCGGGCAGCACGCGCACCGGCACCTGCGCGTACTCCTCGTGCGCGGCGGCCTCCAGGACGGCGG
This window contains:
- a CDS encoding cobalt-precorrin-5B (C(1))-methyltransferase; translation: MSGHPEGGRGAQLKHTGLRAGWTTGACATGAATAAYTALLTGEFPDPVPIALPKGHTPAFALAAEELADGYAMAGIVKDAGDDPDVTHGALVRATVRRLPAGSGVTFRAGPGVGTVTRPGLPLPVGEPAINPMPRQMIREHIARVAERYRDGGDVEVTVSVDYGEEIARSTWNPRLGILGGLSILGTTGVVVPYSCSAWIDSIRRGVDVARAAGRAHVAGCTGSTSEKTVTAEYGLPEDALLDMGDFAGAVLKYVRRHPVDRLTICGGFAKLSKLAAGHLDLHSARSQVDKGFLAELARLGGADTALAAEVADANTGLAALQLCAAAGVPLGDLVARAARDEALAVLRGAPVAVDVICIDRSGAIVGRSSVR
- a CDS encoding cobalt-precorrin-6A reductase, whose product is MHVLILGGTTEARRLAEALAARAPGLRVTTSLAGRVAAPRRPPGEVRVGGFGGAEGLAGWMLAQGVDALIDATHPFARTISLNAARAARITHVPLLAVRRPGWVPGPGDTWHEADSLEAAARLLPGLGRRVFLTTGRTGLAAFAALDDLWFLARSVEAPAAPCPRHMRVVLDRGPFTLDAERELLRAHRIDVLVTKDSGGAATAPKLAAAREAGVPVVIVRRPPAPEGVPVVQGPDQAARWITESALG